From a region of the Anoplopoma fimbria isolate UVic2021 breed Golden Eagle Sablefish chromosome 16, Afim_UVic_2022, whole genome shotgun sequence genome:
- the parp9 gene encoding LOW QUALITY PROTEIN: protein mono-ADP-ribosyltransferase PARP9 (The sequence of the model RefSeq protein was modified relative to this genomic sequence to represent the inferred CDS: inserted 1 base in 1 codon): MTSKLDIPLNGTALNIVRRCGPPLSDVLQSKFGCVATIDGVDFDRDLHAVQQKRPTFVKERRFTTSLPCGVQVSVWKADLADFKVDAVVNAANERLQHDGGLAQALSNAGGPQIQKQSDDYIAKNGPLKTGNAIVLDPGSLSCKKIIHAVGPYLSVNPFQSEFVRAEQLLENVIRSILDEVEKSNLQSVAIPAISSGIFNYPLAPCANTIVVTVKRYYDRRRSPGHLPKEILFVNNDDPTVRAMETACLRILGNSKSGGDAKTSAASVQLGNVCLTLMKGNIEEQLTDVIVNTTSWDRDLSVGQISKALLDRAGQGMQHEIRKATPKERVIVTKAYNLQCKEVFHTFCPEKGRDSARERAHIVLFKSVLDCLWIAVANKHKSIAFPAIGTGHLGFSKKEXCRIMSQAVSNFAQKAAAKMDVYFVIFPSDDNTFKAFKEQMEHLRKSASHPSFQQAVDLMRDDLHGSRAPTPQISLHGPSEEATREADRWLSSLLFRSPGLVFICNNFIQHFGEQEHLQLSRLVQGGLSIEEFFENGRAGLLVRGESIEDVVVAGLQAEAILCSIQREFVLEEEYTMLQATLSKDLSYERKMVEFTSPEIKDIFSRFKKERLRILKVDRVENPALQTLFDLKKKQLRCNIPPQEMIQRIPAHFCEMVSRIGFHAEYAPPDDTAYGEGIYFAAKLGTALELWKVQKDEQDEYLYFVTAAVLTGNSTRGRAGLILPPAVGADPHIMYDSVSGPDISVIFSGYQALPRYIITCKKD; this comes from the exons ATGACCAGTAAACTAGATATTCCTCTTAATGGGACTGCGCTCAACATTGTGAGACGATGTGGCCCTCCTCTGAGCGATGTACTCCAAAGCAAGTTTGGATGCGTGGCCACCATCGACGGTGTGGATTTTGATAGAGATCTGCACGCTGTCCAGCAGAAGAGACCAACTTTCGTCAAAGAGAGAAGGTTTACTACTTCCCTGCCTTGTGGCGTTCAGGTGTCTGTGTGGAAGGCTGATCTCGCCGATTTTAAGGTAGATGCCGTTGTGAATGCTGCTAATGAACGTCTTCAGCATGATGGTGGCCTCGCCCAAGCTTTGTCCAATGCCGGTGGTccacaaatacagaaacagaGTGATGATTACATTGCAAAGAACGGTCCATTGAAGACAGGTAATGCAATTGTCCTTGATCCTGGGTCCTTGTCATGCAAGAAGATTATTCATGCTGTGGGCCCATACCTATCAGTAAATCCCTTTCAGTCTGAATTTGTTCGGGCTGAGCAGCTGTTGGAGAACGTCATCAGGAGCATTCTAGACGAAGTTGAGAAAAGCAACCTGCAGTCTGTTGCCATTCCTGCCATAAGCTCTGGTATTTTCAACTACCCCCTGGCACCGTGCGCCAACACCATAGTGGTGACTGTGAAACGCTACTATGATAGAAGACGCTCTCCAGGACATCTCCCCAAAGAGATCCTCTTTGTGAACAACGACGATCCCACAGTCAGAGCAATGGAGACTGCCTGCCTTCGGATATTAGGCAACAGCAAAAGCGGCGGAGATGCCAAAACCTCAGCAGCTTCTGTCCAGCTTGGAAATGTCTGCCTGACACTGATGAAGGGTAACATTGAGGAACAGCTG ACGGATGTCATTGTTAACACCACATCTTGGGATCGAGACTTGAGCGTTGGTCAAATCTCCAAAGCATTATTGGACAGAGCTGGTCAAGGAATGCAACATGAAATTAGAAAGGCTACTCCGAAGGAACGTGTCATCGTCACAAAAGCCTACAATCTGCAATGCAAAGAGGTGTTTCATACCTTTTGCCCTGAAAAGGGAAGAGACTCAGCACGTGAG AGAGCACACATT GTTCTTTTCAAATCAGTATTGGATTGCTTGTGGATCGCAGTTGCAAATAAGCACAAGTCAATTGCTTTCCCCGCCATCGGCACCGGACACCTCGGGTTCAGTAAAAAGG TCTGCCGAATCATGTCGCAGGCAGTGTCCAACTTCGCCCAAAAGGCCGCAGCGAAGATGGACGTTTACTTCGTCATATTTCCTTCGGACGACAACACATTTAAG GCTTTTAAAGAACAAATGGAACATCTCAGGAAAAGCGCATCCCATCCCAGCTTTCAACAAG CAGTGGACTTGATGAGAGATGACCTCCATGGCAGCAGAGCTCCCACTCCACAGATCAGCCTGCACGGCCCCTCTGAGGAAGCAACACGCGAGGCTGACCGGTGGCTGAGCAGCCTTCTCTTCAGATCTCCCGGACTTGTCTTTATCTGCAACAACTTCATCCAGCACTTCGGCGAGCAGGAACATCTGCAGCTGTCCCGTCTGGTCCAAGGGGGCCTTTCCATCGAGGAGTTCTTCGAGAACGGTCGCGCAGGCTTGCTTGTGAGAGGGGAGTCTATTGAGGACGTCGTAGTTGCTGGGTTGCAGGCGGAGGCCATACTCTGCAGCATCCAGAGGGAGTTTGTCTTGGAGGAAGAGTACACCATGCTTCAGGCCACGTTGTCTAAGGATCTGTCCTATGAAAGAAAGATGGTTGAATTCACAAGCCCAGAAATCAAGGATATATTCTCTCGCTTCAAAAAAGAGAGGCTGAGGATATTGAAG GTGGACAGAGTGGAAAACCCTGCACTGCAGACGCTTTTTGACCTCAAGAAAAAACAGCTACGCTGCAACATTCCTCCACAAGAAATGATTCAGCGCATACCTGCACACTTCTGTGAGATGGTCAGCCGTATTGGATTCCATGCAGAGTACGCGCCACCTGATG ACACAGCATATGGAGAGGGCATCTACTTTGCTGCCAAATTGGGGACTGCCTTGGAATTGTGGAAGGTGCAGAAGGATGAACAAGACGAGTATCTGTACTTCGTGACGGCCGCGGTGCTGACAGGAAACTCCACCCGTGGTAGAGCAGGTCTCATTCTGCCACCTGCTGTGGGGGCGGATCCACACATCATGTACGACAGCGTGAGCGGACCTGATATCTCGGTCATATTTAGTGGATACCAAGCTCTGCCCAGGTACATAATCACCTGTAAGAAGGACTGA
- the LOC129104162 gene encoding protein mono-ADP-ribosyltransferase PARP14-like, with protein sequence MADAYSYALRLELEADNIPRLKNKLVKYFQSKKSNGGDCEVEYVNGSGTAVLRFRREQDQQNVLQKETHQIRLDKGVLNMTVTYLPTDVSTEQEAPSDELNKKSDAAVINKQSSSDDHTPVVEVQTEAKGGEDETADEEVCSTSSVLGNIPETSNQEFLEMLVENVLKDSDSPSTTQSFTLEVIPDISSAVVAFESGKENTDFVTRCPQNRTFTKKGLSVRPLEVTDQIVVEDIHFSEDLLRLYFENAGGDVKNVVFDATEKTMIITFEDHKAVQKIIKKKHHIKKEEIKVYPLYKSLGTALYGKDRPLLKLPAAVSESVDDAVWRYLNDNQSAAETIQRQMAEDFCSVNLDQSAVCLSPLSSLLQEKDAKVIVKKWRDTVKSAFVQALSKFKSLKLRPESEAWEEAEEKIREMLLNKHVVVVPDKARGVLSVAGPVADVDRLEPTLKEVVDKIARRMQRAKLSVTEEIKILPSIHHILSQDGLQDKLLQVYPELQLSYRKDFLIVTGFREEIFAASKVIYDAMLALKRQNLEIDNNVLDLLKGGQQEELTNALLTSAGINAAFEINANRVQLLATSDRDLNDAEDHLKRLLVSQNIDVEDSNVLAKPEWQDLLSQLENADNKSCRRFRIDTTGQQVVVSGHKDSVKTVSDELDDFLTQNAQIEETVVVKPNTIVEYIEKQDTSWLEPVGDKVVVSYRKEAVGLSGSRVDVTECKALVENLVSSVCFDNFKISKPGVKKLFKDKAALYVASLESETGCLVKLVDETSGGQDDLAQKQAQKPQLQTPNSLGNHGVSPSPQTPLLKTTKSPLVTPGASDPNCLGQVQTKEGLAVTLTKGNIENATTDVTVNSVAEDLDLKRGAVSHAILSVAGSKLQQLVNANHASGNLGEIIVTDGCNMKSKQVFHAVAPHWDKGQGTADKLLSGIFKDCLAKAEDSGLTSISFPAIGTGNLGFPKDLAASLMLDEILAFSTNKQPKHLKKVVIILYPQDAQTIQNFSDVFAKKFPDASVSTSPPQSQGPFSKVVSSSVMHETKMGNVAVQVVTGDITKETSDVIVNSSNEKFSLKSGVSKAIMDAAGQAVEAECTTLGAQPNQGIIITQPGNLKCKKILHLIGQTDPAKIKKAVTDALQMCVTNSYTSVSFPAIGTGQGNVKAQTVADAMLDAVIDVLGQNTPGPLKTIRIVIFQPPMLKDFYNSMHQREAPDPNNIGGFWVNIGSKIKSLFSGGTSGDKPQKVGDFVIEALKADPASFHICGESQARVDVAILRLKNMITQEQNNICINDNSILSFSDADHQRIVAIQKTMDVEIKTESKNAQASLTIEGLSKDVLKASNEIHEMLKLARDKDELKKRAEKAGIVADWQYQKQGLQFQSFDLMTNYRLEEALENKQASVKVTVLGQDYTVTMPKGPATDKQGCILQINRIDKLKDEETPGHWDKMPANTTSLAVAIKAGIAEYTEVLNLFQATCKQQTIIKIERIQNPVLWKSLQIKKRDMEQRNNHQNNEKRLFHGTDHNTMAYINEHGFNRSYAGKNAACYGNGTYFAVNANYSAQDTYSKPNPKGEKCMYLCRVLTGDFTTGQRNMIIPPAKGPISVQKYDSVVDNMAGPAMYVIFHDSQAYPEYLITFK encoded by the exons ATGGCGGACGCGTATTCGTATGCTCTTCGCCTCGAACTCGAAGCGGACAACATACCGAGACTAAAAAACAAGTTAGTGAAATACTTTCAGAGTAAGAAGTCCAACGGCGGAGACTGCGAGGTCGAGTATGTAAACGGCAGCGGGACAGCGGTGCTGCGCTTCCGCCGAGAGCAGG ACCAGCAAAATGTTTTGCAGAAAGAGACACATCAGATCCGTTTGGATAAAGGCGTGTTGAATATGACAGTTACCTACTTACCTACAGATGTGTCGACAGAGCAG GAAGCTCCATCGGATGAACTCAACAAGAAAT CGGATGCTGCTGTGATCAACAAGCAATCGAGTTCCGATGACCATACACCTGTCGTCGAGGTTCAGACAGAGGCGAAAGGTGGAGAAGATGAGACAGCAGACGAAGAGGTGTGCTCCACTTCTTCTGTTTTAGGAAATATTCCAGAGACTTCAAACCAGGAGTTTTTGGAGATGCTGGTGGAGAACGTTTTAAAGGATTCTGACTCTCCATCTACCACCCAAAGCTTCACTCTGGAAGTCATTCCTGACATCTCCTCTGCTGTGGTGGCTTTCGAGAGTGGAAAAG aaaacactgatttcGTGACAAGATGCCCCCAAAACAGGACATTCACAAAGAAGGGACTATCAGTCCGGCCTCTTGAAGTCACGGACCAAATTGTAGTTGAAGACATACATTTTAGTGAAGATCTCCTCCGCCTTTATTTTGAGAATGCAGGAGGGgatgtgaaaaatgttgtgtttgatgcaaCGGAAAAGACTATGATCATCACCTTTGAAGACCATAAAG CTGTtcagaaaatcataaaaaagaagcaTCACATCAAGAAGGAAGAGATCAAAGTTTATCCTTTATATAAGTCTTTGGGAACAGCCCTCTATGGCAAAGATAGGCCCTTGTTAAAActccctgctgctgtctctgaGTCCGTTGACGATGCTGTCTGGAGATACCTAAATGACAATCAATCAGCTGCAGAGACCATTCAACGTCAAATGGCAGAAGACTTCTGCAGCGTGAACCTCGACCAATCCGCTGTGTGCTTGAGCCCCCTATCTTCACTACTACAGGAAAAAGATGCCAAAGTCATTGTAAAAAAGTGGAGAGATACTGTGAAGTCAGCCTTTGTACAAGCTCTGTCAAAATTCAAATCCCTGAAGCTCAGGCCAGAGTCTGAGGCAtgggaggaggctgaggagaagATCAGAGAGATGCTACTGAATAAACACGTGGTTGTAGTGCCGGATAAAGCCAGAGGTGTCTTATCAGTGGCCGGTCCTGTGGCTGATGTTGACAGACTAGAGCCAACTCTTAAAGAAGTCGTTGACAAGATTGCCAGAAGGATGCAGAGGGCGAAATTGAGCGTGACCGAAGAGATCAAAATATTGCCATCTATTCACCACATCCTAAGTCAAGACGGTCTTCAGGACAAGCTGCTACAGGTGTACCCAGAACTGCAACTATCATATAGGAAAGACTTTTTGATAGTAACTGGCTTTAGGGAGGAGATTTTCGCAGCAAGTAAAGTCATATATGATGCAATGTTAGCACTCAAACGGCAGAATTTAGAAATAGATAATAACGTGCTTGACTTGTTGAAGGGTGGACAACAAGAGGAGCTGACAAATGCTCTCCTCACATCGGCTGGAATAAATGCAGCATTTGAGATCAATGCTAACAGGGTGCAGCTCCTTGCTACTTCCGACAGAGATCTGAATGATGCTGAAGACCATCTGAAGAGGCTGCTAGTATCACAAAACATTGACGTTGAAGACAGCAATGTCCTGGCGAAGCCAGAGTGGCAGGACCTGCTCAGTCAGTTAGAGAATGCCGACAATAAGTCATGCAGGAGATTTCGAATCGACACCACTGGCCAACAAGTCGTGGTGTCTGGTCACAAGGACAGTGTCAAAACAGTAAGCGATGAACTTGATGACTTCTTAACGCAGAATGCTCAAATTGAAGAAACCGTTGTGGTCAAGCCCAACACCATAGTTGAATACATTGAAAAACAAGACACATCTTGGTTGGAGCCAGTGGGAGACAAGGTGGTGGTGTCTTACAGAAAGGAGGCCGTCGGTCTTAGTGGTTCCAGAGTTGATGTCACAGAGTGCAAGGCCTTGGTTGAAAACCTGGTCTCTTCTGTGTGCTTTGACAATTTTAAAATCTCCAAGCCTGGAGTGAAGAAGTTATTCAAAGATAAAGCAGCTCTATATGTTGCCTCGCTCGAGAGTGAAACCGGCTGCCTGGTCAAGCTGGTTGATGAGACTAGTGGTGGACAGGACGACTTGGCccaaaaacaagcacaaaagcCTCAGCTTCAGACACCCAACAGTTTGGGAAATCATGGCGTCAGTCCATCTCCACAAACCCCCCTTCTCAAGACCACCAAGTCTCCCCTTGTGACACCTGGTGCATCTGACCCTAACTGCCTGGGTCAAGTGCAGACCAAAGAGGGCTTGGCCGTCACTCTCACCAAAGGAAATATCGAAAACGCAACg ACGGACGTGACTGTCAATTCTGTGGCTGAAGATCTTGATCTGAAAAGAGGGGCAGTTTCACACGCCATCTTGAGTGTGGCTGGATCCAAACTTCAGCAGTTGGTAAACGCAAATCATGCTAGTGGAAATTTGGGCGAGATCATTGTTACTGATGGCTGCAATATGAAGAGCAAACAAGTCTTTCATGCAGTTGCGCCTCATTGGGACAAAGGACAAGGCACAGCAGATAAG CTCTTGAGTGGCATTTTCAAGGATTGCTTGGCCAAGGCAGAGGACAGTGGTCTGACCTCCATATCCTTCCCCGCCATCGGCACTGGAAACCTGGGTTTCCCAAAAGACCTTGCGGCATCACTGATGTTAGATGAAATCTTGGCGTTTAGCACTAACAAACAACCTAAACACTTGAAGAAGGTGGTGATCATCCTTTACCCACAAGATGCACAGACTATCCAG AATTTCAGTGATGTATTCGCAAAGAAGTTCCCAGACGCCTCAGTCTCCACGAGTCCCCCACAAAGTCAAG GTCCCTTCTCTAAAGTCGTCTCGAGCTCAGTAATGCATGAGACCAAAATGGGAAATGTGGCCGTGCAGGTGGTCACAGGAGACATAACCAAGGAGACCTCTGATGTCATTGTCAACTCCTCCAATGAAAAATTCTCTCTTAAGTCAG GAGTATCCAAGGCAATTATGGATGCAGCTGGCCAGGCTGTTGAAGCAGAATGCACAACCCTTG GTGCCCAGCCCAACCAAGGCATTATAATAACCCAGCCAGGCAACCTCAAGTGTAAGAAGATCCTCCACCTAATTGGACAGACGGATCCAGCAAAAATCAAGAAGGCTGTGACAGACGCACTTCAGATGTGTGTGACCAACTCATACACTTCTGTTTCATTTCCTGCCATCGGCACAG GTCAAGGCAATGTAAAGGCGCAGACAGTGGCCGACGCCATGTTGGATGCAGTGATTGATGTGTTGGGCCAAAACACTCCCGGCCCCCTGAAGACAATTCGGATAGTTATTTTCCAGCCTCCCATGCTGAAAGACTTCTACAACAGTATGCACCAAAGGGAAGCCCCTGACCCCAATAATATAGGCGGGTTCTGGGTAAACATCGGCTCCAAAATTAAAT catTATTTAGTGGTGGAACAAGTGGTGACAAGCCACAGAAAGTAGGGGATTTTGTCATCGAGGCTCTGAAAGCAGACCCTGCTTCCTTCCACATCTGCGGCGAGTCGCAGGCTAGAGTGGACGTAGCCATACTGCGGCTAAAGAACATGATAACccaagaacaaaacaacatctgCATCAATGACAACTCCATCCTCAGTTTCTCTGACGCGGACCACCAGCGCATCGTTGCCATCCAGAAGACCATGGACGTGGAGATAAAGACCGAGAGCAAGAACGCCCAGGCCTCGTTGACCATCGAGGGGCTCAGCAAGGACGTTCTCAAAGCCAGCAACGAGATCCATGAGATGCTGAAGTTGGCGAGAGATAAGGATGAGCTGAAGAAGAGAGCGGAGAAGGCGGGCATAGTGGCAGACTGGCAATACCAGAAGCAGGGGCTTCAGTTTCAGAGTTTTGATTTGATGACCAACTATAGGCTTGAGGAAGCTTTGGAAAATAAGCAAGCAAGCGTGAAAGTTACAGTCCTGGGTCAAGACTACACTGTCACCATGCCAAAGGGACCAGCCACTGATAAACAGGGATGCATCCTTCAGATCAATCGCATTGACAAACTAAAAG ATGAAGAAACGCCTGGACACTGGGATAAGATGCCAGCCAACACCACGAGTCTGGCCGTAGCCATCAAGGCTGGGATAGCAGAGTACACGGAAGTCCTCAATCTGTTCCAGGCCACCTGCAAACAACAAACCATTATTAAG ATTGAGAGGATCCAGAACCCTGTACTGTGGAAGAGCTTACAGATCAAGAAGCGCGACATGGAGCAGAGGAACAATCATCAAAACAACGAGAAACGCCTCTTCCATGGTACCGACCACAACACTATGGCCTACATCAACGAGCACGGCTTCAACAGGAGCTACGCAGGAAAGAACG ctgcttGTTACGGCAACGGCACATACTTTGCTGTCAACGCTAACTACTCAGCCCAGGACACCTACTCCAAGCCCAATCCAAAGGGGGAAAAGTGCATGTATCTCTGTCGAGTGCTGACAGGGGATTTTACCACCGGGCAGAGAAATATGATCATACCGCCGGCCAAGGGCCCCATCTCCGTTCAGAAGTACGACAGCGTGGTGGACAACATGGCAGGACCCGCCATGTACGTCATCTTCCACGACAGCCAGGCTTATCCTGAATATCTGATTACATTCAAGTGA
- the esyt3 gene encoding extended synaptotagmin-3 encodes MASAAGLTIPREGAGLGDGLSIHDSTEKLNSSAVNRILMEFLVYFGRAVLVFYPVYLTGYLGLSISWVLLCMVMATWWKKNRQWKEARIGTAIDFVDNETHVVNKELQSALQMASWVHFPEVEKVDWVNKVLEQAWPFFGMFMEKLLKQNIQPAIRLSSPALKMFTFTKVHFGHIPLRITGMKAYTHEVDHREVILDLDICYEGDVDIDAEVKPPITAGVKGLKLKGMLRVILEPLIGQAPLVGGVTIFFMRRPTLQINWTGMTNLLDSPAFSSLSEEAIMDVIASLMVLPNRMCVPLIDQVKVDLLRFPLPRGVVRVHLLEARDLLAKDTYMMGLVKGKSDPYVTLRVGNRNFKSKTVKENLHPKWNEVYEFVVHEAPGQELELELFDEDTDKDDFLGSYHLDLGKVKKDIEIDQWFPLDGVQNGEVRLKLQWFSLKTDPSLLRESTDGFACAMLAVYLDNASNLPKDHSEITEHQKHGKHSNEARLTKKRTACPNSFVELSIDKDVKKSKVVYASKDPVWEQGFTFFVHNVKTQQLTVQVKGSEKKNQLGLLNLSLSRLLNASDMTLDQRFQLECSGVNSQIKLKATLRILALEKPPPKIILKPPPQDKQQRPQTNQGGNAPVSTPSANTSSSPALSPNTIPVAHTSSASWVADNQNGSDETWQSHPSPSNMRRYDSRSMLSENSIASSRFDLSEGASYPEYIRRHQGSFGEIQLTVRYATLRNKLIVLVNSCRNLFRFSDNGTDSYVRLYFLPDQSWIHRKRTHVKKRTVNPVFDHKFEFDASLQEAQTRKLDVAVKNGKMFHSRERKDIGMVMIDLSQLDLVKGITEWYELTLPGLKKLS; translated from the exons ATGGCGTCCGCCGCTGGACTGACGATCCCTCGGGAGGGAGCCGGGCTCGGGGACGGCCTGTCGATCCACGACAGCACGGAGAAGCTCAACTCCTCCGCCGTCAACCGCATCCTGATGGAGTTCCTGGTGTACTTCGGCAGAGCCGTCCTCGTCTTCTACCCCGTGTACCTGACCGGATACCTGGGCCTCAGTATCAGCTGGGTGCTGCTCTGCATGGTGATGGCCACCTGGTGGAAGAAAAACCGCCAGTGGAAAGAGGCCCGGATCGGAACCGCCATCGACTTTGTGGACAATGAGACCCACGTGGTGAACAAGGAGCTGCAAAGTGCCTTGCAAATGGCATCGTGG gtCCACTTTCCTGAGGTTGAGAAAGTTGACTGGGTTAACAAG GTGTTGGAGCAGGCCTGGCCTTTCTTTGGGATGTTCATGGAGAAGCTCCTCAAGCAAAACATCCAGCCGGCCATCAGGCTCTCCAGCCCGGCGCTCAAGATGTTCACTTTCACCAAGGTCCACTTTGGACACATC CCTCTCAGGATCACCGGAATGAAAGCATACACGCATGAAGTGGATCACAGGGAGGTGATTCTGGACCTGGATATATG TTATGAGGGTGACGTGGACATCGACGCCGAAGTGAAGCCGCCGATCACAGCCGGCGTCAAGGGACTTAAA CTCAAAGGGATGCTGAGGGTCATTCTGGAGCCTCTCATTGGCCAAGCACCACTGGTGGGAGGAGTCACAATTTTTTTCATGCGCCGCCCC ACCTTACAAATCAACTGGACAGGCATGACCAACCTCCTGGACAGCCCTGCCTTCAG CTCGCTGTCTGAGGAGGCCATCATGGACGTCATTGCGTCACTCATGGTGTTGCCCAACCGCATGTGTGTGCCCCTCATAGACCAGGTCAAAGTGGACCTTCTGAGGTTCCCACTACCTCGA GGTGTGGTGAGGGTCCACCTGCTGGAGGCCAGAGACCTGTTGGCGAAGGACACATACATGATGGGTTTAGTGAAGGGCAAATCAGACCCCTATGTAACGCTCAGAGTGGGAAACCGAAACTTCAAAAGCAAGACGGTCAAAGAAAATTTGCACCCCAAGTGGAACGAAGTGTATGAG TTTGTGGTCCATGAAGCCCCGGGTCAAGAGTTGGAGTTAGAACTCTTCGACGAGGACACGGATAAAGACGACTTTCTTGGATC GTATCACCTTGATTTGGGAAAAGTGAAGAAGGATATAGAAATTGATCAG TGGTTTCCTCTGGATGGCGTCCAGAATGGAGAGGTCCGTCTCAAGCTCCAGTGGTTTTCCCTCAAGACCGACCCCAGCCTGCTGAGAGAG TCTACAGATGGCTTTGCCTGTGCTATGCTTGCAGTCTATCTGGACAATGCCTCAAACCTACCA AAAGACCACAGCGAGATCACCGAGCATCAGAAACACGGGAAGCACTCAAATGAAGCTCGG ctcACTAAAAAGAGAACTGCCTGCCCGAACtcctttgtggaactttctatTGATAAAGATGTAAAGAAAAGCAAG GTTGTGTATGCATCCAAAGACCCGGTGTGGGAGCAGGGCTTCACCTTCTTTGTGCATAATGTCAAAACACAGCAGCTCACGGTTCAG GTCAAAGGGAGCGAGAAGAAGAATCAGCTTGGTCTTCTCAACTTGTCCCTAAGTCGCCTCCTAAACGCCTCCGACATGACCCTAGACCAGCGCTTCCAGCTGGAGTGCTCCGGAGTGAACAGCCAGATCAAACTGAAAGCCACTCTCAGG ATTCTTGCTTTGGAAAAGCCTCCACCCAAGATTATTCTCAAACCTCCTCcacaagacaaacaacaaagacCGCAGACTAACCAAGGAGGCAACGCCCCTGTATCCACTCCCTCCGCCAATACgtcctcctctccagctctttcTCCCAACACCATCCCCGTCGCCCACACCTCATCTGCGTCCTGGGTAGCGGATAACCAGAATGGCTCTGATGAAACCTGGCAGTCACATCCTTCCCCGTCGAACATGCGTCGGTATGACTCCCGCAGCATGCTGTCGGAGAACTCCATCGCTTCATCCCGTTTCGACCTTTCAGAGGGGGCCTCGTATCCAGA GTACATTAGGAGACATCAGGGTTCTTTTGGGGAGATCCAGCTGACTGTTCGCTATGCCACCCTGAGGAACAAACTCATCGTCCTGGTTAACTCCTGCAG GAACTTATTCCGCTTCAGTGACAATGGCACGGACTCTTATGTCCGCCTGTATTTTCTCCCCGACCAATCCTGGATACACCGCAAGAGGACACATGTCAAGAAGAGGACAGTCAATCCTGTCTTTGATCACAA GTTTGAATTTGATGCGTCACTTCAAGAAGCACAAACCAGGAAGTTGGATGTGGCAGTGAAAAATGGCAAAATGTTCCACTCACGGGAGAGAAAGGACATTGGCATG GTGATGATAGATCTTTCACAGTTGGATCTAGTCAAAGGCATCACAGAATG gTATGAGCTCACTCTGCCTGGGCTAAAGAAACTCAGCTAG